A window of Plasmodium brasilianum strain Bolivian I chromosome 8, whole genome shotgun sequence contains these coding sequences:
- a CDS encoding 40S ribosomal protein S3A yields the protein MAVGKNKRTSKGKKGGKKKVTDVFTKKEWYDLKAPKMFLVRNFGKTLVTKTIGKKLATDSLKGRIYEVNLADLNNDEDQAHKKIKLSCDHIINRDCYTDFCGLSITRDKLCSLIRKGYTLIEGFTDVKTIDNYHLRMFCIAFTKKRQNQTRTTCYAQTSQIKKIRKKMVDIMNAEASKVLLKDLVKKFIPESIVKEVEKQCKKIFPLQNVLIRKVKILKRPKLDISKLMELHTDPKEDSGKTVKALPESKEATNILTAELKH from the exons ATGGCAGTTGGAAAAAACAAGAGAACAtcgaaaggaaaaaaaggtggaaagaaaaaagtaactgatgtttttacaaaaaaagaatggtATGACTTAAAGGCCCCCAAAATGTTTCTGGTGAGAAATTTTGGTAAAACACTTGTTACAAAAACTATTGGAAAAA AACTGGCAACTGATAGCTTGAAGGGAAGAATTTATGAAGTGAACTTAGCTGACTTGAATAATGATGAAGATCAGGCacataagaaaataaagctGAGTTGTGatcatattataaatagaGATTGCTACACAGATTTTTGTGGATTAAGTATTACAAGGGATAAGTTATGCTCTTTAATAAGAAAAGGGTATACCCTAATTGAAGGTTTTACAGATGTAAAAACTATTGATAATTACCATTTAAGAATGTTCTGTATTGCTTTCACGAAAAAACGACAAAATCAAACTAGAACAACATGTTATGCGCAAACTAgccaaattaaaaaaatacgaaaaaaaatggtagaTATTATGAATGCTGAGGCGAGCAAGgttttattaaaagatttagtaaaaaaatttattccgGAATCTATAGTTAAGGAAGTTGAAAAACAATGTAAGAAAATTTTTCCCTTacaaaatgttttaattagaaaagtaaaaattttaaaaagaccCAAATTAGATATTTCGAAACTAATGGAATTGCACACAGACCCAAAAGAAGATTCAGGAAAAACTGTTAAGGCCTTACCAGAGTCCAAAGAGGCTACTAACATTTTAACTGCTGAACTTAAGCATTAA